A portion of the Chromobacterium sp. IIBBL 290-4 genome contains these proteins:
- the hflK gene encoding FtsH protease activity modulator HflK, which translates to MSSNDPNRGRQNAPPDLDEVFRDLNRKFARLLGSKNGGPGGGRASGPQPSYKLVALAAIGVVGALWLASGLYVVDAREEGVVLRLGSFNRLTEPGLQWHAPYPIEKAEIVNLTELRSVEVGYRASAQNRVPEESLMLTSDQNIIDVQLSVQYDIKDARAYLFNNAARERDGKDLVKQAAETAIREVVGRNKVDFVLNEGRAQIASDARKLIQEVLDRYQAGIRIAKVNINDVQPPQPVLAAFDDAVKAGQDKDKLLNEGMAYANEVVPKAKGMAARLVQEAEAYQQQVVERAQGDAQRFKQVLPEYNKAPKVMRDRLYLDMMQQVMNNSSKVLVDQKAGNSLLYLPLDKLTQMTAPGAAPAAAPQTPVAPAPAAAQAPAKNGRDASRGRDFFGAER; encoded by the coding sequence ATGTCGTCGAATGACCCGAACCGCGGCCGCCAGAACGCGCCGCCGGACCTGGATGAAGTTTTCCGCGATCTGAACCGCAAATTCGCCCGCCTGCTGGGTTCGAAGAACGGCGGTCCAGGGGGCGGCCGAGCATCCGGGCCGCAACCATCTTATAAGCTTGTCGCGCTGGCGGCCATCGGCGTGGTCGGCGCTTTGTGGCTGGCCAGCGGCCTGTATGTGGTGGACGCCCGCGAAGAGGGCGTGGTGCTGCGGCTGGGCAGCTTCAACCGGCTGACCGAGCCTGGCCTGCAATGGCACGCGCCGTATCCGATCGAGAAGGCGGAAATCGTCAATCTGACCGAATTGCGCAGCGTGGAAGTCGGTTATCGCGCCAGCGCGCAGAATCGCGTGCCGGAAGAGTCGCTGATGCTGACTTCCGATCAGAACATCATCGACGTGCAGCTGTCGGTGCAGTACGACATCAAGGACGCGCGCGCCTATCTGTTCAACAACGCCGCGCGCGAGCGCGACGGCAAGGACCTGGTGAAGCAGGCGGCCGAAACCGCCATTCGCGAAGTGGTAGGGCGCAACAAGGTGGACTTCGTGCTGAACGAAGGCCGCGCGCAGATCGCCTCCGATGCGCGCAAACTGATCCAGGAAGTGCTGGACCGTTACCAGGCAGGCATCCGCATCGCCAAGGTCAACATCAATGACGTGCAGCCGCCGCAGCCGGTGCTGGCGGCCTTCGACGACGCGGTGAAGGCTGGGCAGGACAAGGACAAGCTGCTGAACGAAGGCATGGCCTACGCCAACGAGGTGGTGCCCAAGGCCAAGGGCATGGCCGCGCGGCTGGTGCAGGAAGCCGAAGCCTATCAGCAGCAGGTGGTGGAGCGCGCCCAGGGCGATGCCCAGCGTTTTAAACAAGTGTTGCCTGAATACAACAAGGCGCCCAAGGTCATGCGCGACCGCCTGTATCTGGACATGATGCAGCAAGTCATGAACAACAGCAGCAAGGTATTGGTGGATCAAAAAGCCGGCAACAGCCTGCTGTACCTGCCCCTGGACAAGCTCACCCAGATGACGGCGCCTGGCGCCGCACCAGCCGCAGCCCCCCAGACGCCGGTTGCGCCGGCGCCCGCCGCCGCGCAAGCGCCGGCGAAGAATGGACGCGATGCTTCGCGTGGCCGTGATTTCTTTGGAGCGGAGCGATGA
- the hflC gene encoding protease modulator HflC: MSEKLIPSVVAICGVLFVAGLSLFTVDQRQYALVFQFGEVVKVIDQPGIQFKIPLLQNVRYFDRRVQTIDAEAPELFNTREKKNVLVDSFVKWRVVDVSQFYKSVGSEAAAVARLKQTINDGLRAEFGLKTVSDVISGQRDQVMETVRKRADADARKIGVEILDVRLKRVDFPDKISSSVYDRMQSERRTVASQLRSEGSADAERVKAEADKQRDVILATAYRQAQELKGAGDAKAAAIYAEAYGKNPEFYSFWRSMEAYKESFKNKSDVLVLDPSSDFFKYLKNPQAGQGKSK; this comes from the coding sequence ATGAGCGAGAAACTGATTCCAAGCGTAGTGGCGATTTGCGGCGTTTTGTTCGTGGCCGGCCTGTCGCTGTTTACCGTCGATCAACGCCAGTACGCGCTGGTTTTCCAGTTCGGCGAAGTGGTGAAGGTGATCGACCAGCCGGGCATCCAGTTCAAGATCCCGCTGTTGCAGAACGTCCGTTATTTCGACCGCCGCGTGCAAACCATAGACGCCGAGGCACCGGAACTGTTCAACACCCGCGAGAAGAAGAACGTGCTGGTGGACAGCTTTGTGAAGTGGCGTGTGGTAGATGTGTCACAGTTCTACAAGAGTGTCGGCTCTGAGGCCGCCGCGGTGGCGCGACTCAAGCAAACCATCAACGATGGCCTGCGCGCCGAGTTCGGCCTGAAGACGGTTTCCGACGTCATTTCCGGCCAGCGAGACCAAGTCATGGAGACTGTTCGCAAGCGCGCGGACGCGGATGCGCGTAAAATAGGTGTAGAAATTCTCGATGTCCGCTTAAAACGAGTCGATTTTCCGGATAAAATAAGCAGTTCCGTCTACGACCGCATGCAGTCCGAGCGACGCACCGTCGCCAGCCAGCTGCGCAGCGAAGGTTCAGCCGACGCCGAGCGGGTGAAGGCGGAAGCCGACAAGCAGCGCGATGTGATCCTGGCCACGGCGTATCGCCAGGCGCAGGAGCTCAAGGGCGCGGGCGACGCCAAGGCGGCGGCGATTTATGCCGAGGCCTATGGCAAGAATCCGGAGTTCTATTCCTTCTGGCGCAGCATGGAGGCGTACAAGGAGTCGTTCAAGAACAAGAGCGACGTGCTGGTGCTGGATCCCAGCAGCGACTTCTTCAAATACCTGAAGAATCCGCAGGCGGGGCAAGGCAAGAGCAAGTAG
- a CDS encoding ATP phosphoribosyltransferase regulatory subunit → MRNWLLPEYIADILPATARQVESAKAAMLEGFRVAGYELVLPPLIEYIDSLVSEGDATLDLKTFKLDDQLSGRQLGLRADITPQVARIDAHLLGSRTGVTRLCYAGSVVHSRPSGLTSSREPLQVGAELYGYAGIEADLEIIELMLGTLERAGVKKLRLDVGHIAIYRGLAAAAGLAPDVSRELFGLLQNKDAAGIASLVAGVAEPYKSAFLALPELYGPASVLEKARTRLPSLPEVELGLMQLTAIARAMEGRVELSFDLAELRGDFYHTGLMFAAYAPGWSDAIARGGRYDNVGRRFGRARPATGFSLDLRDLVRILPERDPSRGIRVAARLLPAAASEVARLRAEGEMVVIDYLGESAAALNCDRELAPAENGWQLTPFH, encoded by the coding sequence ATGCGCAATTGGCTGTTACCTGAATATATCGCGGACATCCTGCCGGCAACCGCCCGCCAGGTCGAATCCGCCAAGGCCGCGATGCTGGAAGGCTTTCGCGTGGCTGGCTACGAGCTGGTGCTGCCGCCGCTGATCGAGTACATCGACTCGCTGGTCAGCGAAGGCGACGCCACGCTGGATCTGAAAACCTTCAAGCTGGACGACCAGTTGTCCGGCCGCCAGCTGGGCTTGCGCGCCGACATCACGCCGCAAGTGGCGCGCATCGACGCGCATCTGCTGGGCAGCCGCACCGGCGTGACTCGTCTGTGCTATGCCGGCAGCGTGGTGCATAGCCGCCCGTCCGGCCTGACCAGTTCGCGCGAGCCGCTGCAGGTGGGCGCCGAGTTGTACGGCTACGCCGGCATCGAGGCCGACTTGGAAATCATCGAGCTGATGCTGGGCACGCTGGAGCGCGCTGGCGTGAAAAAGCTGCGCCTGGACGTGGGCCATATCGCCATTTACCGCGGCCTGGCCGCGGCGGCGGGCCTTGCGCCGGACGTCAGCCGCGAGCTGTTCGGCCTGCTGCAAAACAAGGACGCCGCGGGCATCGCCTCGCTGGTAGCCGGTGTGGCCGAGCCGTACAAGAGCGCCTTCCTGGCGCTGCCGGAGCTGTATGGTCCGGCTTCGGTGCTGGAAAAGGCGCGCACCCGTCTGCCGTCTTTGCCGGAGGTGGAACTGGGCTTGATGCAATTGACCGCCATCGCCCGCGCGATGGAGGGCAGGGTGGAGCTGAGCTTCGACCTGGCCGAGTTGCGCGGCGACTTCTACCACACCGGCCTGATGTTCGCGGCTTACGCGCCGGGCTGGTCCGACGCCATCGCCCGCGGCGGCCGTTACGACAATGTCGGCCGCCGTTTCGGCCGCGCGCGTCCCGCCACCGGCTTCAGCCTGGATCTGCGCGATCTGGTGCGCATCCTGCCGGAGCGCGACCCTAGCCGCGGCATCCGCGTGGCCGCGCGGCTTCTGCCGGCGGCCGCCTCGGAAGTGGCCCGTCTGCGCGCCGAAGGCGAGATGGTGGTAATCGATTATCTGGGTGAATCGGCCGCGGCGCTCAATTGCGACCGCGAACTGGCGCCGGCCGAAAATGGCTGGCAACTGACGCCGTTTCACTGA
- a CDS encoding adenylosuccinate synthase, which translates to MSKNVVVIGTQWGDEGKGKIVDWLTDHARAVVRFQGGHNAGHTLWVNGKKTVVRLVPSGILRPEVDCFIGNGVVLSPEALLKEIDELEAAGVNASARLKIAEGCPLILPYHIALDQAREAAKGDAKIGTTGRGIGPCYEDKVARRALKVIDLFDPARFASKLKENVDYYNFLLVNLFKAEPVNYDTILADTMKMAERIKPMVADVSRTLYDLDQAGTPILFEGAQGTLLDIDHGTYPFVTSSNCVAGAAAPGAGVPPQMLNYVLGIVKGYCTRVGSGPFPTEQENEIGMFLAKRGNEFGSVTGRPRRCGWFDAAALKRSIQINGVSGLCVMKLDVMDGLEEIQLCTGYMLDGQKVDILPFGSDAVTKCEPVYETMPGWTDSTVGTKRWEDLPANAQAYLKRIEEVCGAPVDIVSTGPDREETIVLRHPFGL; encoded by the coding sequence ATGTCCAAGAACGTTGTCGTGATTGGCACCCAGTGGGGTGACGAAGGTAAAGGCAAGATCGTTGACTGGCTGACCGACCACGCACGTGCCGTGGTTCGCTTCCAGGGCGGCCACAATGCTGGCCACACCCTGTGGGTGAATGGCAAGAAAACCGTCGTGCGCCTGGTGCCGTCCGGCATTCTGCGTCCGGAAGTAGACTGCTTCATCGGCAATGGCGTTGTGCTGTCGCCGGAAGCGCTGCTGAAGGAAATCGACGAACTGGAAGCCGCCGGCGTCAATGCCTCGGCTCGCCTGAAGATCGCCGAAGGCTGCCCGCTGATCCTGCCGTACCACATCGCCTTGGACCAGGCTCGCGAAGCCGCCAAGGGCGACGCCAAGATCGGCACCACCGGCCGCGGCATTGGCCCCTGCTATGAAGACAAGGTTGCCCGTCGCGCGCTGAAGGTGATCGACCTGTTCGATCCGGCCCGCTTCGCTTCCAAGCTGAAGGAAAACGTAGACTACTACAACTTCCTGCTGGTGAATCTGTTCAAGGCCGAGCCGGTCAATTACGACACCATCCTGGCCGACACCATGAAGATGGCCGAGCGCATCAAGCCGATGGTGGCCGACGTGTCCCGCACCCTGTACGATCTGGACCAGGCTGGCACCCCCATCCTGTTCGAAGGCGCGCAAGGCACGCTGCTGGACATCGACCACGGCACCTACCCCTTCGTGACCTCGTCCAACTGTGTGGCCGGCGCAGCCGCTCCGGGTGCCGGCGTGCCGCCGCAAATGCTCAACTACGTGCTGGGCATCGTGAAGGGCTATTGCACCCGCGTGGGCTCCGGTCCGTTCCCGACCGAGCAGGAAAACGAAATCGGCATGTTCCTGGCCAAGCGCGGCAATGAGTTCGGCTCCGTGACCGGCCGTCCGCGCCGCTGTGGCTGGTTCGACGCCGCCGCGCTGAAGCGCTCCATCCAGATCAACGGCGTGTCCGGCCTGTGCGTGATGAAGCTGGACGTGATGGACGGTCTGGAAGAGATCCAGCTGTGCACCGGCTACATGCTGGATGGCCAGAAGGTCGACATTCTGCCGTTCGGCTCCGATGCCGTGACCAAGTGCGAGCCGGTCTACGAAACGATGCCGGGTTGGACCGACTCCACCGTGGGCACGAAGCGTTGGGAAGACCTGCCGGCCAATGCCCAGGCTTATCTGAAGCGCATCGAAGAAGTATGCGGCGCGCCGGTAGACATCGTGTCCACCGGTCCGGACCGCGAAGAAACCATCGTGCTGCGTCACCCGTTCGGCCTGTAA
- a CDS encoding VOC family protein: MIVKRIVANIATQSPAAADAFYQQVLGLEMVMDHGWIRLYAAESDMQPQISFASEGGSGTPVPTLSIEVDNLDQALARVRHAGIAIEYGPVSEPWKVRRFFVRDPLGNLLNILQHE; the protein is encoded by the coding sequence ATGATAGTCAAACGCATCGTCGCCAATATCGCCACGCAGTCGCCGGCAGCCGCGGATGCTTTCTATCAGCAGGTGCTGGGACTGGAAATGGTCATGGATCACGGCTGGATCCGGCTTTACGCCGCTGAATCCGACATGCAGCCGCAGATCAGCTTCGCCAGCGAAGGCGGCTCAGGCACCCCGGTGCCGACGCTGTCCATAGAGGTGGACAATCTGGATCAGGCGCTGGCCAGAGTGCGCCATGCCGGCATCGCCATTGAATACGGCCCGGTCAGCGAACCCTGGAAAGTGCGGAGATTCTTTGTCCGCGACCCCTTGGGCAATCTGCTGAACATCCTGCAGCACGAGTGA
- a CDS encoding cytochrome-c peroxidase, with translation MTPIAAHAAAPAKPAYTQAIYAPGPHPVSAKQLESLGRQLFFDRNLSASGKMSCATCHSPSHAYGPPNGLAVQLGGQDGKQAGTRAVPSLRYLQTVPPFSEHFHDDDGNDSEDAGPTGGFTWDGRTDSTHSQAALPLLAANEMANGTPSALVKRLEASSHAATFRKLFGQDIFKHPDQAFGKAVLALEVFQQNPKEFSPYNSKYDAYLRGQTRLNAQEMRGLTVFNDPAKGNCASCHLSARSESGAFPLFSDFGHIAVGVPRNAAISANQNKRYYDLGLCGPYRTDLKTHPEYCGLFRTPSLRNVASRQVFFHNGAFHDLRQVLRFYAERDVRPEKWYPRGKDGKTAKFDDIPASYHGNVNMEAPFGGKPGGKPAYSESDISDMLAFLKTLNDGYQPARRKGS, from the coding sequence TTGACCCCGATAGCCGCTCACGCAGCAGCCCCAGCCAAGCCGGCCTACACTCAAGCCATTTACGCGCCCGGTCCGCATCCTGTCAGCGCCAAGCAGCTGGAATCATTGGGCCGGCAACTGTTCTTTGATCGCAACCTGTCGGCATCCGGCAAAATGTCTTGCGCCACCTGCCACAGCCCGAGCCATGCCTATGGACCGCCCAACGGGCTTGCCGTCCAACTGGGAGGCCAAGACGGCAAACAAGCCGGCACGCGCGCCGTGCCATCGCTGCGCTACCTGCAAACCGTGCCGCCGTTCAGCGAACACTTCCACGACGATGACGGCAACGACAGCGAAGACGCCGGCCCCACAGGCGGCTTCACCTGGGACGGGAGGACAGACTCCACCCATAGCCAGGCCGCCCTCCCCCTGTTGGCAGCCAACGAGATGGCGAACGGCACGCCTTCCGCCCTGGTCAAACGCCTGGAAGCTTCATCGCATGCCGCCACCTTCCGCAAGCTCTTTGGCCAGGACATCTTCAAACATCCCGATCAAGCATTCGGCAAAGCCGTCTTGGCCTTGGAGGTTTTCCAGCAAAACCCCAAGGAATTCTCCCCGTACAACAGCAAATACGATGCTTACTTAAGGGGCCAAACAAGGCTGAACGCTCAAGAAATGCGCGGACTCACCGTCTTCAATGATCCGGCCAAAGGCAACTGCGCCTCCTGCCATCTCAGCGCGCGCAGCGAAAGCGGCGCCTTTCCCTTGTTCAGCGACTTCGGCCACATCGCCGTCGGCGTGCCGCGCAATGCAGCCATCTCCGCCAATCAAAACAAGCGCTATTACGATTTAGGCCTGTGCGGCCCCTATCGAACCGATCTGAAAACCCACCCCGAGTATTGCGGCCTGTTCCGCACCCCCAGCTTGCGCAATGTCGCCAGCCGCCAGGTTTTCTTCCACAACGGCGCCTTCCATGACTTGCGCCAGGTGCTGCGTTTCTACGCCGAACGAGATGTCAGGCCTGAGAAATGGTATCCACGCGGCAAGGACGGCAAGACGGCGAAGTTCGACGACATCCCCGCCTCTTATCATGGCAACGTAAACATGGAAGCCCCTTTCGGCGGCAAGCCCGGCGGCAAACCGGCTTACAGCGAAAGCGATATCAGCGACATGCTGGCCTTTCTGAAAACGCTGAATGACGGCTATCAACCCGCGCGCCGCAAAGGCAGCTGA
- a CDS encoding acid phosphatase: MQRLTCGFALTLIGAAVLTACGGGSSSSSAASTSNTTGVVTGSYFRHAKVCLDQNGNGHCDSNEPSTYTDNNGAFTLNGKGAVLVEVGTDATRYDPDTGVATPVSDPLIFRAPAGANNVVVSSLSTEVADLMDGGVDLNTATKAVADRLGVDSEKILADHNKEKDPDAKAALKAAINQNIDAIASAVKEAGPTGDIKGNLHKRLGLSDIKNVVVIYAENRGFDNLYGLFPGANGIPGVNASSDSKAATPQKDFDGSVLPALPPTWGGLTAGGQNVTLTQAQTLGFANQPFQIDDPKGLNGTGVVVSQSIITRDLVHRFYNNQMQINGGANDKFAAYSDAGGLSMGYYDGSQMAMWKLAQQYTLADNFFMGAFGGSFLNHQYLVCACAPEYPNADTSVAKGSISAIDTDSKGNFVRLTLAANSPKSVLDGAATYKNDSTLTPKDKNGKFYAVNTMQPPFQPSGNVSSPDDKTNKYADPSKASTLPAQSQATIADRLDAKKISWAWYAGAWNAALSDRKAIGNNTSPVPDFQTHHQPFNYFSSFDPVSQADYRAKHLKDFDQSFLADAAAGKLPQVAFYKPQGNLNQHAGYASVADGDSHIASVIGQLQKSPQWKNMLVIVTYDENGGFYDHAKVPKGDVWGPGTRIPAIVISPFAKQKFVDHTQYDTASILRFLTRRFGLQALPGVTVRDKALVKNGGKPMGDFTTALSFK, encoded by the coding sequence ATGCAACGCCTGACCTGTGGCTTCGCGCTGACTCTGATCGGCGCAGCCGTGCTGACCGCCTGCGGCGGCGGCTCTTCTTCTTCGTCCGCGGCTTCAACCAGCAATACCACCGGGGTGGTCACCGGCAGTTATTTCCGTCATGCCAAAGTGTGCCTGGATCAAAATGGCAATGGCCATTGCGATAGCAATGAGCCCTCAACGTATACGGACAATAACGGCGCGTTTACTTTAAACGGCAAGGGCGCGGTGTTGGTCGAGGTGGGGACCGACGCGACGCGTTATGATCCCGATACCGGCGTGGCGACGCCTGTGAGCGATCCGTTGATTTTCCGCGCCCCCGCCGGAGCCAATAATGTCGTCGTCAGTTCCTTGAGCACCGAAGTGGCCGACTTGATGGATGGCGGAGTGGATCTGAATACGGCAACTAAGGCAGTGGCCGACCGGCTGGGTGTGGATTCGGAAAAAATCCTGGCGGACCATAACAAGGAAAAAGACCCGGATGCGAAGGCCGCGCTGAAGGCAGCGATCAATCAGAACATCGACGCCATCGCTAGCGCAGTCAAGGAGGCGGGTCCGACTGGCGATATCAAGGGCAATCTGCACAAGCGGCTGGGGCTGAGCGATATCAAGAACGTGGTGGTGATCTATGCCGAGAACCGAGGCTTCGACAACCTCTATGGCTTATTCCCAGGGGCGAATGGCATCCCTGGCGTGAACGCCAGTTCTGACAGCAAGGCTGCTACGCCTCAAAAGGACTTCGATGGCAGTGTGCTGCCTGCGTTGCCGCCGACTTGGGGGGGGCTGACGGCGGGTGGCCAGAATGTGACGTTGACCCAGGCCCAAACCTTAGGCTTCGCCAATCAGCCGTTCCAGATCGATGATCCCAAGGGCTTGAACGGCACTGGCGTGGTGGTGTCTCAATCCATCATCACCCGCGACCTGGTTCATCGTTTCTATAACAATCAGATGCAGATCAATGGCGGCGCCAATGACAAGTTCGCGGCCTATTCCGATGCCGGCGGTCTTTCGATGGGCTACTACGATGGCAGCCAGATGGCGATGTGGAAACTGGCCCAGCAATACACGTTAGCCGACAATTTCTTCATGGGCGCTTTCGGCGGCTCTTTCTTGAATCACCAGTACCTGGTGTGCGCTTGCGCGCCTGAATATCCGAATGCTGACACCTCGGTGGCCAAGGGCAGTATTTCGGCGATCGATACCGACAGCAAGGGCAATTTCGTTCGTTTGACGCTGGCGGCCAATAGCCCTAAATCCGTTCTGGATGGCGCTGCGACATATAAGAATGACAGCACTTTGACGCCTAAGGACAAAAACGGAAAGTTCTATGCTGTCAATACCATGCAGCCGCCGTTTCAACCTAGCGGCAATGTTTCCTCGCCCGACGATAAGACTAACAAGTATGCTGATCCGAGCAAGGCTTCGACGCTGCCTGCTCAATCCCAGGCTACGATTGCTGACCGATTGGATGCTAAGAAGATCAGTTGGGCTTGGTATGCCGGCGCTTGGAATGCTGCATTGTCCGACCGGAAGGCGATTGGCAATAACACAAGTCCTGTTCCCGACTTCCAGACCCACCATCAGCCTTTCAACTACTTCTCCAGCTTTGATCCGGTTAGTCAAGCCGATTACCGCGCCAAGCACTTGAAGGACTTTGATCAAAGCTTCCTGGCGGATGCCGCTGCCGGCAAGTTGCCGCAAGTAGCTTTCTACAAGCCGCAAGGCAACCTGAATCAGCATGCAGGTTATGCCAGCGTGGCGGATGGCGACAGCCATATCGCTTCCGTGATTGGCCAGCTGCAGAAGAGCCCGCAGTGGAAGAATATGCTGGTGATCGTGACCTATGACGAAAACGGCGGTTTCTACGACCATGCCAAGGTGCCGAAGGGGGATGTTTGGGGGCCGGGCACGCGTATTCCTGCAATCGTGATTTCTCCGTTCGCCAAGCAGAAGTTTGTCGATCATACCCAGTACGATACCGCGTCCATTCTGCGTTTCCTGACCCGCCGTTTTGGTTTGCAGGCCTTGCCGGGCGTGACGGTGCGCGACAAGGCGCTGGTGAAGAATGGCGGCAAACCGATGGGCGACTTCACGACGGCGCTGTCGTTTAAATAA
- a CDS encoding MFS transporter, translated as MQFKIAPGMATPLIVATALFMENMDATVISTSLPVIAQDLAVDPISLKLALTSYLVSLAVFIPISGWMADRFGARRIFRAAILVFMLGSLLCAGTSTLHGFVMARFLQGIGGAMMVPVGRLVILRTIDKADLVRALSYLTVPALLGPVIGPPLGGFISTYFHWRWIFLINIPIALLGLALAGRFIANLKEDSVPRLDMAGFVLTGAGLSMLMLGLSSEGKHMVSATTSIWLTAVGAALLLGYLWHYRRSQDALLDLSLLRLPTFNAGVVGGFMFRVGIGTIPFLLPLMLQLGFGFSPFESGLLTCSTAMGAIGMKTVVAKVLQKFGFRRVLVLNSLLAGCSVAIYALFRADTPHWILLAVFVLGGCLRSLQFTSLNAITFADVEAERLSNATSLSSVAQQLAAGFGVTVGAFALQTTAWWHGHQQLQAVDFGQAFLIMGTLTALSSWQFLKLDKNAGREVSAGHAAGK; from the coding sequence ATGCAGTTCAAAATCGCACCCGGCATGGCGACGCCGCTGATTGTCGCCACGGCGCTGTTCATGGAAAACATGGACGCGACCGTCATTTCCACGTCTTTGCCGGTCATCGCGCAGGATCTGGCTGTCGATCCCATCTCTCTCAAGCTGGCGCTGACCTCGTACTTGGTCAGCCTGGCGGTGTTCATACCCATCAGCGGCTGGATGGCGGACCGTTTCGGCGCGAGGCGGATATTTCGCGCCGCCATTCTGGTGTTCATGTTGGGCTCCTTGTTATGCGCGGGGACCAGCACGCTGCATGGTTTCGTGATGGCGCGCTTTCTGCAGGGCATAGGCGGCGCCATGATGGTGCCGGTGGGGCGTTTGGTCATTTTGCGGACCATAGACAAAGCCGATTTGGTGCGGGCGCTGAGTTATCTGACGGTGCCGGCGCTGCTGGGGCCGGTGATCGGTCCGCCCTTGGGCGGCTTTATCAGCACCTATTTCCATTGGCGCTGGATTTTCCTGATCAATATCCCCATCGCCTTGCTGGGCTTGGCTTTGGCTGGGCGTTTCATCGCCAATCTGAAAGAGGATTCGGTGCCCAGGCTGGATATGGCGGGCTTTGTCCTGACGGGCGCCGGCTTATCCATGCTGATGCTGGGCCTGTCGTCGGAGGGCAAGCACATGGTGTCGGCGACGACTTCGATCTGGCTGACGGCCGTGGGCGCCGCGCTGTTGCTCGGCTATCTCTGGCATTACCGCAGAAGCCAGGATGCTTTGCTGGATCTGTCGCTGCTGCGGCTGCCCACCTTCAACGCCGGCGTGGTGGGGGGCTTCATGTTCCGAGTCGGCATCGGCACCATCCCGTTTTTGCTGCCCTTGATGCTGCAATTGGGTTTTGGTTTTTCACCGTTTGAATCGGGTTTGCTGACTTGCTCCACAGCCATGGGCGCCATAGGCATGAAGACGGTGGTCGCCAAGGTGCTGCAGAAATTCGGTTTCCGCCGGGTGCTGGTGCTCAATAGCTTGTTGGCGGGTTGTTCGGTGGCGATTTATGCGCTGTTCCGCGCGGATACGCCGCATTGGATTCTGCTGGCGGTGTTTGTGTTGGGCGGTTGTCTACGTTCCCTGCAGTTCACCAGCCTCAATGCCATCACTTTCGCCGATGTCGAGGCGGAGCGCTTGAGCAACGCCACCAGCCTGTCCAGCGTGGCGCAGCAGTTGGCCGCCGGTTTTGGCGTGACAGTGGGGGCGTTTGCTTTGCAAACCACTGCTTGGTGGCATGGCCATCAGCAATTGCAGGCCGTGGATTTCGGCCAGGCTTTCCTGATCATGGGGACATTGACGGCGCTGTCCAGTTGGCAGTTTTTGAAGCTGGACAAAAATGCGGGCAGGGAAGTCTCGGCGGGGCATGCCGCAGGGAAGTAG